One segment of Spiroplasma cantharicola DNA contains the following:
- the mnmA gene encoding tRNA 2-thiouridine(34) synthase MnmA gives MKKKKVIVGLSGGVDSSVTAAILLEQGYDVEALFMRNWDSNLNNDILGNKLEGEVCPQEKDYLDAIEVAKKLNIKIHRIDFIKEYWDYVFQYFVNEYKKGRTPNPDILCNKYIKFDKFLEYSINNLKGDYIAMGHYAGVRFNDEIKKYELFKGFDVEKDQSYFLCQLSQNQLSKTLFPLQKFKKSEIRDIAKKYDLITAEKKDSTGICFIGERDFAKFLQNYIPNQPGDIIDIKTNKKIGTHIGVMYYTIGQRKGLNLGGQKEPYYVAHKDIENKIIYVSPLSDESYLESKSCIVEDFNFISNYKNYFKSDKFECNAKFRYRQKDIKVDVEVISQSKIKITYREPVRAVTEGQEAVLYLNEICLGGGVIDKVLKN, from the coding sequence ATGAAGAAAAAGAAAGTTATTGTTGGTCTAAGTGGAGGAGTAGATTCTTCTGTTACTGCTGCAATATTATTGGAGCAAGGTTATGATGTTGAAGCTCTTTTTATGAGAAATTGAGATAGTAACTTAAATAATGATATTCTTGGAAATAAATTAGAGGGAGAAGTTTGCCCACAAGAAAAAGATTATTTAGATGCGATAGAAGTTGCAAAAAAATTAAATATAAAAATTCATAGAATTGATTTTATTAAAGAATACTGAGATTATGTTTTTCAATATTTTGTAAATGAATATAAAAAGGGAAGAACACCAAATCCAGATATTCTTTGTAATAAGTATATAAAGTTTGATAAATTTTTAGAGTATTCTATTAATAACCTTAAAGGTGATTATATTGCTATGGGGCACTATGCAGGTGTTAGATTTAATGATGAAATAAAAAAATATGAACTTTTTAAAGGCTTTGACGTTGAAAAAGATCAAAGTTATTTTCTTTGTCAATTAAGTCAAAACCAATTATCAAAGACTCTTTTTCCATTACAAAAATTTAAGAAAAGTGAAATTAGAGATATTGCTAAAAAGTATGATTTAATAACAGCTGAAAAAAAAGATTCTACAGGTATTTGTTTTATTGGAGAAAGAGATTTTGCAAAATTTTTGCAAAATTATATTCCAAATCAACCTGGAGATATTATAGATATTAAAACTAATAAAAAAATTGGAACACATATTGGTGTAATGTACTATACAATTGGTCAAAGAAAAGGTCTAAATCTTGGTGGTCAAAAAGAACCGTATTATGTTGCTCATAAGGATATAGAAAATAAAATTATTTATGTCTCTCCGCTTAGCGACGAGAGCTATTTGGAATCAAAAAGCTGTATAGTAGAAGACTTTAACTTTATATCTAATTACAAAAACTATTTTAAGTCAGATAAATTTGAATGTAATGCAAAATTTAGATATAGACAAAAAGATATTAAAGTAGATGTAGAAGTTATTTCACAAAGTAAAATAAAAATTACTTATAGAGAACCAGTTAGGGCAGTTACAGAAGGTCAAGAAGCAGTGTTATATCTTAATGAAATTTGTCTTGGTGGTGGAGTTATTGATAAAGTTTTAAAAAATTAA